The Pseudomonadota bacterium DNA segment GTAAAAAGATGAACGGGAATGGCGCGCTGCGGCCCGGCGTTGCGCGCGGGGAGGACCTTTGGGCCGTACGACCGATCGCGAGCTGCTCGTGCCGCTCGAGAAGGACGCCGACGAGAAGCCGCTCAAGCGGTACGCCGATCCGGTCGCGCTCGCGGCCGGGGCGAGCGGCGTCATCGCGATCCTCGTCGGCGCGCTCCTCCTGCCGATGATCGCCGCCGCGGTCGAGGAGCCGACCCCGAGGAGCGCGGCGCAGCCGTTCGAGTACGTCGAGGCGAGGCTCCTCAAGCTCGGCGAGATCAAGGACGAGAAGGAGCTCCCGGATCGCATCGTGCCGGCGCTGCCGACCGCCCCCGAGGAGATCCTGCCGCTCGACGCGGACGAGAACAAGGAGGTGGTCGACGATCCCGACAAGGTGGAGAACCAGCCCGACGCGGTGACCGACGACCAGCTGCGGCAGGTGTTCGACAAGGCGCGCGCCTTCGCCGAGATCCAGGACGACTATGTGCCCGAGGGCGCGCCCGACGGCGTGCCGGACGGCGACGTCACGGATCCCGCGCTCGCCTCGATCGGCAACACGTACGCGCACAAGCTGATGCGCGTGTTCGCGGATCGGCTCGTCTACCCGACGCTGCTCTCGGACGAGGAGCTCCGGCGGCTCAAGGCGAAGGTGCACTTCACGGTCGACGTCGACATGGTCATCACGGATGTCGAGCTCGTCTCGAAGTCGGGCAACGCGATGTTCGACGACGCCGTGATGAACGCGATCGACAAGGTGCGCGCCGAGGTGCGCAACCTCCCGGCCCCGCCCGAGGCGATCGCGCCGATCGTCTTCGGCGGCGGTGTGAACCTCACGTTCAACGGCGCGGACGCGCTCGAGCCGTGATCGCGCCGAAATTTCCTTTCCCTGCCGCGCGTCTGGTATCGTGCGGATCGGATCAGGGAACGAGCGAGGTGTGCCGATGAAGCGCGTTTCAATCATGCTTGCCGCGGCGGTGCTCGCGGCGTGGGCCGTGACGGCGTTGCGCCCCGGCGCCGCGGAGTCGCAGCAGGGATCCGAGAAGAAGGGCGACCTGCCGCTGCCGGCCCTGGTCGACAACGCGCCGCTCGAGGTCACGCTCTGGGGCGGCATCCGGGACCTGTACAAGATCGCGGTGCCGCGCCCGCTCGGCCCCGACGCGTCCGCGGCCGAGGCGCAGTCCGTGCAGGTGAACGACTTCAAGCTGTCGAGCCTGTTCGAGGTGCTCGACGAGAAGTCGTACATCGCGGATCTCACCGCCGAAGGGATGTCGATCGACAAGGATCCGTGGGTGCAGATCGGCGCCCAGGGCGTCTCCAAGTGCCAGGTGAAGAAGGGCGCCGGGGTGGAGCTCCTTTGCCGGCTGTTCGAGGTGCCGCGCGGCGGCACGCCGGTGCTCGAGAAGAGCTACGCCGGCGGCGCGGAGGAGCTCCGCTCGCTCGTGCACCAGTGGGTGAACGAGGTGATCGGCTACTTCACGGGCGAGAAGGGCGTGTTCGGCACGCGGCTCGCGTTCTCACGGCGCACCGGCCCGAGCTCGAAGCAGATCTTCACCGCGGACTGGAGCGGCGGCGGCCTGGCGCGGGTCACGCGCAACGAGTCGATCAACATCCTGCCCGCGTTCGGCCCGGGCGGATCGGTCTACTACACCTCGTTCGTGGAGCGCGCGCCGTTCCTCTACCGCACCGGGCAGCGCGAGGCGGTGCTCTCGGAGCCGGGGCTCAACATGGGCGCCGCGTTCCACGGCGACAGGATGGCGGTCGTGCTGTCCAAGGGCGGCAACCCCGACATCTACGTGGGCAACGCGGACGGAACGGGGATGAAGCGCGTGACGGACTCGGGCGCGATCGACGTGTCCCCTTCGTTCAGCCCGGACGGCTCGCAGATCGCGTTCGTGTCGGATCGCCACGGGTCACCGCAGATCTTCGTCATGGGCGCCGGCGGCGGCGGCGCGAAGCGGGTCACGTACAAGGGGTCGTACAACCAGACGCCGAGCTGGTGCCCGCGGCCCGGCTCCAACCTGATCGCGTTCACGGGGCGCGACGGCGGCACCTACGACATCTTCACCG contains these protein-coding regions:
- a CDS encoding TonB C-terminal domain-containing protein encodes the protein MGRTTDRELLVPLEKDADEKPLKRYADPVALAAGASGVIAILVGALLLPMIAAAVEEPTPRSAAQPFEYVEARLLKLGEIKDEKELPDRIVPALPTAPEEILPLDADENKEVVDDPDKVENQPDAVTDDQLRQVFDKARAFAEIQDDYVPEGAPDGVPDGDVTDPALASIGNTYAHKLMRVFADRLVYPTLLSDEELRRLKAKVHFTVDVDMVITDVELVSKSGNAMFDDAVMNAIDKVRAEVRNLPAPPEAIAPIVFGGGVNLTFNGADALEP
- a CDS encoding protein TolB; this translates as MKRVSIMLAAAVLAAWAVTALRPGAAESQQGSEKKGDLPLPALVDNAPLEVTLWGGIRDLYKIAVPRPLGPDASAAEAQSVQVNDFKLSSLFEVLDEKSYIADLTAEGMSIDKDPWVQIGAQGVSKCQVKKGAGVELLCRLFEVPRGGTPVLEKSYAGGAEELRSLVHQWVNEVIGYFTGEKGVFGTRLAFSRRTGPSSKQIFTADWSGGGLARVTRNESINILPAFGPGGSVYYTSFVERAPFLYRTGQREAVLSEPGLNMGAAFHGDRMAVVLSKGGNPDIYVGNADGTGMKRVTDSGAIDVSPSFSPDGSQIAFVSDRHGSPQIFVMGAGGGGAKRVTYKGSYNQTPSWCPRPGSNLIAFTGRDGGTYDIFTVDAGSGQIRRLTQKQGRNMDPAFAPDCRAVAFHSSRGGIFVSNPEGLNQNMVIPGDADTIKWSAK